A window of Streptomyces sp. NBC_01224 genomic DNA:
GCTGTCGCCCGCTGAGGCTGCTGAGCTTCTGGGTCTGTCTCGGCCGTTCGTCGCACGCTTGCTTGATGCCGGCGACATCCCTTCGACGAACCTGCCGGGCAGTAGCCACCGGGTGGTCCGCCTTGCGGACGTGCTGGTGTTCCAGCGGCAGCGTGAACGACGCCGAGAGGGCCGGCGCCAGATCGCAGATGTCTTGGAGGGTGTCGATCCGGCCTCTTGATCCGGGCGTCACGGGTAGCCGTCGAAGTGAAGAAAGAGGGGGAGCGTGGCAGCGCGGGTCTTTGTGGACACCGACGTCCTGTTTCCGTTCTCGGTCATGGACGTGATGCTGGCCCTCACCGAGGATGCTATCCACGAGATCGTGTGGTCCGAACGGCTGCTCGCGGAGTGGGAGCGGGTCATCGTCCGGGAGGGAAAGCGTTCGCCGAAGTCGGCTGCCGCAGTTGCCCAAGCCGTCCGGCGTTTCTTCCCCGACTGCGAGATCGAGACCGCGGTATACGGGCACCTCGTGGATGAAATGCCGGGTGATGACCCCGACGACCGGCATCACTCGGCGGCAGCGGTGGCGGCCGGTGCCGACGCCCTGATCACGTGGAACGTTGCCGACTTCCCTGCCGGTGATTTGGCCGAGCGCGGAGTGCGAGTGATCGACCCGGATTCGTACCTGTGCGGGCTGTACAAGGAGTTGCCGCACGAGGTCGCGGAGACGGTAGTCAGACTTGTCGGAGAGAAGCGCAACCCGCCAGTCACCCTCGCTGATGCCGTCGCCCGTCTCGCGAAGGCCGGCCTACCCGTCTTCGCTGACCTGCTGACAGGACACCTCGGGCACCGAATGAGGTGACGCGAGGGCTGGTGGTGCGAAGGTGGTGCCGAACCCCTGATGCGGACCAGACGGAAAAGAAGCCCCTGGCCGTTGGCCTGGGGCTTTTTCATGGAGCGGGTGACGAGAATCGAACTCGCGCTCTGAGCTTGGGAATCACCCGGCCCTTGAGGGGCCACATAGGGTCTGAGCTGGTAAAACGTTTGCTGTGGGCCTTGCGGCGAGGTGGTTCGCCACCCCCTTCTTGACCGCTGTTCACCGTCCCTACTGGCACGTAGTGGCATGTGCCGGACCCTGGTCGAGGGCCCTCTACTCGACTATGTCCCCCTCATGGTGCTCCGGG
This region includes:
- a CDS encoding PIN domain-containing protein — protein: MAARVFVDTDVLFPFSVMDVMLALTEDAIHEIVWSERLLAEWERVIVREGKRSPKSAAAVAQAVRRFFPDCEIETAVYGHLVDEMPGDDPDDRHHSAAAVAAGADALITWNVADFPAGDLAERGVRVIDPDSYLCGLYKELPHEVAETVVRLVGEKRNPPVTLADAVARLAKAGLPVFADLLTGHLGHRMR